The Astatotilapia calliptera chromosome 17, fAstCal1.2, whole genome shotgun sequence genome has a segment encoding these proteins:
- the nr2f6b gene encoding nuclear receptor subfamily 2 group F member 6b, with protein sequence MAMVSGGWGNPNGGANGLGEKAYLRRGEDEEGSPRAGSSDVDVGDDDKACVVDCVVCGDKSSGKHYGVFTCEGCKSFFKRSIRRNLSYSCRSNRECQIDQHHRNQCQYCRLKKCFRVGMRKEAVQRGRIPPSHSGISPNSLAGGIAGVGPGHIGADYFNGQPVSELISQLLRAEPYPPSRYGAPYGQAQMQASASGASVMGIDSICELAARLLFSTIEWARNIPYFPELPVSEQVALLRLSWSELFILNAAQSALPLHMAPLLAAAGFHSSPMSAERVVSFMDQVRVFQDQVEKLNRLQVDSAEYSCLKAIALFSPDACGLTDPAHVESLQEKAQVALTEYERLQYPNQPQRFGRLLLRLPALRAVPANLISQLFFMRLVGKTPIETLIRDMQLSGSSISWPYAPGQ encoded by the exons ATGGCCATGGTGAGCGGAGGATGGGGTAATCCCAACGGGGGCGCTAACGGACTCGGGGAAAAGGCTTACCTGAGGAGGGGGGAGGACGAGGAGGGGTCGCCCCGGGCCGGGAGCAGCGACGTGGACGTCGGCGACGACGACAAGGCCTGCGTGGTGGACTGCGTGGTGTGCGGGGACAAGTCCAGCGGGAAGCACTACGGCGTGTTCACCTGCGAGGGCTGCAAGAGCTTCTTCAAGAGGAGCATCAGGAGAAACCTCAGCTACTCCTGCAG ATCAAACCGAGAGTGCCAGATCGACCAGCACCACAGGAACCAGTGTCAGTACTGCCGTCTGAAGAAGTGCTTCCGGGTCGGGATGCGCAAAGAAG ccgTCCAGCGGGGTCGCATCCCTCCATCGCACTCAGGTATCAGTCCCAACTCCCTGGCGGGTGGGATCGCGGGTGTGGGTCCAGGTCACATTGGGGCGGACTACTTCAACGGCCAGCCGGTGTCCGAGCTCATCTCCCAGCTCCTCCGGGCCGAGCCGTATCCCCCGAGCCGCTACGGGGCGCCGTACGGCCAGGCACAGATGCAGGCATCTGCGAGCGGCGCCTCCGTCATGGGCATCGACAGCATCTGCGAGCTGGCAGCCCGTCTCCTCTTCAGCACCATCGAGTGGGCCAGAAACATCCCGTACTTCCCGGAGCTCCCGGTTTCAGAGCAG GTGGCGCTGCTGAGACTGAGCTGGAGCGAGCTGTTCATCCTTAACGCAGCTCAGTCGGCTCTCCCGTTGCACATGGCTCCTCTGCTGGCGGCAGCCGGCTTTCACTCGTCTCCCATGTCCGCCGAGCGCGTCGTGTCCTTCATGGATCAGGTCAGGGTTTTCCAGGACCAGGTGGAAAAGCTGAACAGGCTTCAGGTGGACTCGGCCGAGTACAGCTGCCTCAAAGCCATCGCGCTGTTTTCTCCTG ACGCTTGTGGTCTGACAGACCCGGCTCACGTGGAGTCCCTGCAGGAAAAGGCTCAGGTCGCCCTGACGGAGTACGAGAGGTTGCAGTACCCCAACCAGCCTCAGCGCTTCGGCCGCCTGCTGCTGCGCCTCCCTGCGCTGCGCGCCGTGCCGGCTAACCTCATCTCCCAGCTCTTCTTCATGCGGCTGGTGGGCAAGACGCCGATCGAGACGCTGATCCGAGACATGCAGCTATCGGGGAGCTCCATCAGCTGGCCCTACGCACCGGGACAGTAA